A window of the Lolium perenne isolate Kyuss_39 chromosome 7, Kyuss_2.0, whole genome shotgun sequence genome harbors these coding sequences:
- the LOC127315570 gene encoding uncharacterized protein, producing the protein MYKALDHITEGAAPAVPKDLWMAVDIHISLWFMGTLSDDLYRLVSDGNGRACSTWSKLLRFFVNNEASHCLFLNKAFHSTPRGDLDISTYASKLQRIADDLATMGRPVVDRDLTLQLIDGLGPQFKLHAEIMKIAVPTFSDAYSRLQLTEIDDASQQQ; encoded by the coding sequence ATGTACAAGGCGCTGGATCACATCACCGAGGGTGCGGCTCCTGCCGTCCCTAAGGACCTCTGGATGGCGGTGGATATCCACATCTCACTATGGTTCATGGGAACCCTGAGCGACGACCTCTACCGACTTGTGTCTGACGGCAATGGCCGTGCCTGCTCCACCTGGTCCAAGCTCTTGCGGTTCTTCGTCAACAACGAGGCCTCTCACTGCCTCTTCCTCAACAAGGCCTTCCACTCCACCCCACGCGGTGATCTTGACATCTCCACCTACGCCAGCAAGCTGCAGCGCATTGCTGACGATCTGGCCACGATGGGCCGCCCGGTTGTCGATCGCGATCTAACACTCCAATTAATCGATGGTCTCGGCCCCCAGTTCAAGCTTCATGCCGAGATCATGAAGATCGCGGTCCCCACATTCTCTGATGCTTACTCCCGCCTCCAACTCACCGAGATCGATGATGCCTCCCAGCAGCAATAG